One genomic segment of Vibrio quintilis includes these proteins:
- a CDS encoding 3-keto-L-gulonate-6-phosphate decarboxylase UlaD, with product MKKPLLQVALDSADMATALQHASCIAEHVDVIEAGTVLAFAQGMEAVRELRKRYPAHRLVCDMKLLDAGEMLATGAMSAGADWITVGAAAHIETVSAAHQVATQMGGEVQIELFGHWTLADAKLWKEHGISQVIYHRSRDAKAAGVCWGQADLTRMKDLSDLGLSVSVTGGIVPEDIHLFREIDVQAFIAGRALTGSNGVQIAESFHQEINRYWQG from the coding sequence ATGAAAAAGCCTTTATTACAAGTGGCACTTGATTCAGCCGATATGGCGACGGCTCTGCAGCACGCCAGCTGCATTGCTGAGCATGTTGATGTCATCGAAGCAGGGACTGTACTTGCCTTTGCTCAGGGAATGGAAGCGGTCCGGGAACTGCGAAAACGATATCCGGCGCACCGTCTGGTCTGTGATATGAAGTTGCTGGATGCGGGAGAAATGCTGGCAACAGGTGCTATGTCAGCCGGGGCGGACTGGATTACGGTAGGTGCAGCTGCGCATATAGAAACGGTATCCGCTGCGCATCAGGTGGCCACTCAAATGGGAGGCGAAGTGCAGATTGAGTTGTTCGGACACTGGACCTTAGCTGATGCAAAGTTGTGGAAGGAGCATGGTATCAGTCAGGTGATTTATCATCGTTCCAGAGATGCTAAGGCCGCCGGTGTCTGTTGGGGGCAAGCTGATCTGACACGAATGAAGGATTTGTCGGATTTGGGACTGAGCGTGTCTGTGACCGGTGGCATTGTTCCGGAAGATATTCATTTATTCAGGGAAATTGATGTTCAGGCTTTCATTGCTGGCCGGGCATTGACCGGCAGCAATGGTGTGCAGATAGCTGAGTCATTCCATCAGGAAATTAACCGCTACTGGCAGGGGTAA
- a CDS encoding IclR family transcriptional regulator, producing MSEQVKSLVKSMMVLEYLSHHPDGAALHEVTRQTGINKTSVYRMLTTFEALGYVTQQASTKNYRLTLKLLHIGHSALSSDVLTTIRPELNALMTALDETVNLISREGDKIVFRDKLEPRYASFRTRTFVGIYAEMYCTAAGKVFLAFSTSEDQENYWQRNTRLFQKLTDNTITEKSHFFEELKMIRAQGYAVDNEENEAGISCTAVPVFDNSGTPAYAVSVSTLTPRLRNMGPENLAGMIQKATSAIEQELFKK from the coding sequence ATGAGTGAACAGGTGAAGTCACTGGTCAAGTCCATGATGGTTCTGGAGTATCTGAGTCATCATCCGGATGGTGCCGCATTACATGAAGTTACCCGGCAGACCGGGATTAATAAAACCTCGGTTTACCGGATGTTGACCACATTCGAAGCGCTCGGATATGTGACACAGCAGGCATCGACCAAGAATTACCGGCTGACCCTGAAATTGCTGCACATCGGGCATTCTGCTCTGAGCTCCGATGTTCTGACAACCATCCGGCCAGAGCTGAACGCCTTGATGACGGCGCTGGATGAAACGGTCAATCTGATTTCCCGCGAAGGAGACAAAATTGTCTTCCGGGATAAACTTGAACCCAGATACGCTTCTTTCCGGACCCGGACCTTTGTCGGTATTTATGCGGAGATGTACTGCACCGCTGCCGGGAAAGTCTTTCTGGCCTTTTCTACCAGTGAAGATCAGGAAAATTACTGGCAGCGGAATACCCGCCTGTTCCAAAAGCTGACTGACAACACCATCACTGAAAAAAGTCATTTTTTTGAAGAGTTGAAGATGATTCGCGCTCAGGGTTATGCCGTTGATAACGAAGAAAATGAAGCCGGAATATCCTGCACGGCAGTGCCGGTTTTTGATAATTCAGGGACACCCGCTTATGCGGTGAGTGTTTCAACACTGACACCGCGGTTAAGAAATATGGGGCCTGAAAATCTGGCCGGTATGATTCAGAAAGCGACATCCGCAATTGAGCAGGAGTTGTTTAAGAAATAG
- a CDS encoding L-ribulose-5-phosphate 3-epimerase encodes MYHDQRTARLGLYEKAMPAALSWEEKLTYAKSLGFDFVEISVDETAERRARLDWNKEEVRALRQLCFEHEMPLQSLCLSAHRKFPFGSDDPAIREEAYQIMKKAIALAYQLGVRTIQLAGYDVYYEPQSGETHQRFIEGMQWAARQAERAGVMLAVEIMDTPYLNSLTKFEVLKREVSSPFFMAYPDVGNISGWNHDVSTEIQLAQDHIVQIHLKDTLKVKDDFPGQFRDLLIGAGEVDFPSVFSTLEKINYSAPMVIEMWAQDEHWYQNIATAKQRLAEMARQAGFERFPQSG; translated from the coding sequence ATGTATCACGATCAAAGAACAGCCAGACTGGGGCTTTATGAAAAAGCGATGCCAGCCGCTCTGAGCTGGGAAGAGAAATTAACTTACGCCAAATCCCTCGGGTTTGATTTTGTCGAAATATCCGTTGACGAAACAGCAGAGCGGCGTGCCCGGCTGGACTGGAATAAAGAAGAAGTCCGGGCCTTACGTCAGCTCTGTTTTGAGCATGAAATGCCACTGCAAAGTCTGTGTTTGAGCGCGCACCGGAAATTTCCGTTTGGATCAGATGATCCGGCCATCCGGGAAGAAGCATATCAGATCATGAAAAAAGCCATTGCACTGGCTTATCAGCTGGGGGTCAGAACCATTCAGCTGGCCGGATATGATGTTTACTACGAACCGCAATCCGGGGAAACGCATCAGCGGTTTATTGAAGGGATGCAGTGGGCTGCCCGTCAGGCAGAACGCGCCGGTGTCATGCTGGCCGTTGAAATTATGGATACGCCTTATCTGAATTCTCTGACCAAATTTGAAGTACTGAAACGTGAGGTCTCGTCGCCATTTTTTATGGCTTATCCGGATGTGGGGAATATCAGTGGCTGGAATCATGATGTCAGTACGGAGATTCAGCTCGCTCAGGATCATATTGTGCAGATTCACCTGAAAGATACATTGAAGGTGAAAGATGATTTTCCGGGGCAATTCCGTGATTTGCTGATCGGGGCAGGGGAAGTCGATTTTCCATCCGTGTTTTCGACACTGGAGAAAATCAATTACAGCGCGCCGATGGTGATTGAAATGTGGGCACAGGATGAGCACTGGTATCAGAACATTGCAACGGCGAAGCAACGCCTGGCTGAGATGGCCCGTCAGGCAGGTTTTGAGCGTTTCCCGCAGTCCGGCTAA
- a CDS encoding sugar ABC transporter ATP-binding protein: MELIHYSQESLLSIEQLSKSFFNFVALDSVSFHVHKGRCVALLGENGAGKSTLIKTLAGIHKKTSGRIIFKGQEIEDAAHLVSADKTPIAFIHQDLGLIEWMTVAENIGLTLGFPKKWGLIDWKAAEKKADEVLAMVGLDVKANDRIFNLSAAEKSLLAIARALVADAEVLVLDEPTASLVADDVGRMFEVLERLKAQGVGMIYVSHRLDEIHEICDDVVVLRDGCLVGAGEVADYSIDDLVTLIVGSEQSMNYRTPLQPENENILTVNDLQIGDLDPFQMTLRQGELVALAGLRNAGQEAIGQALFGCLNIKSGSVCVQGRPADIRSPEKSIQSGFAMVAADRVKASICGPMSALENFNLNPTNQGKNNLSYLSRQEEFETVLTAMKQYDVRPLDPEIPISSMSGGNQQKVILARWFHLNKPVVILDNPTAGVDIGARAEIYKIMQGYIRQGLSIIVISSDFEEVVNIANRALVFNRGSVVKELTEEEVTVANLLKYASGSKAGEAEYGDI, translated from the coding sequence ATGGAATTGATTCATTATTCACAGGAGAGTCTGTTATCCATTGAGCAACTGAGTAAATCTTTTTTTAATTTTGTTGCTCTGGATTCGGTATCTTTTCATGTCCACAAAGGGCGGTGTGTTGCCTTACTGGGTGAGAATGGGGCCGGTAAATCGACCCTGATAAAAACGCTGGCCGGTATTCATAAGAAAACATCCGGCAGGATTATTTTCAAAGGTCAGGAGATCGAAGATGCCGCTCATCTGGTTTCTGCAGACAAAACGCCGATTGCTTTCATCCATCAGGATTTAGGATTAATTGAGTGGATGACCGTTGCCGAGAATATCGGCCTGACACTGGGCTTTCCCAAAAAGTGGGGACTGATTGACTGGAAAGCGGCTGAGAAAAAAGCAGACGAAGTGCTTGCCATGGTCGGGCTTGATGTCAAAGCCAATGACCGGATTTTTAATTTAAGTGCGGCTGAAAAGTCCTTGCTGGCGATTGCCAGAGCCTTGGTTGCAGATGCAGAAGTTCTGGTGCTGGATGAGCCAACTGCTTCACTGGTGGCTGACGATGTGGGCCGGATGTTTGAAGTGCTGGAGCGGTTAAAAGCTCAGGGCGTCGGGATGATTTATGTTTCTCACCGCCTTGATGAGATCCATGAAATTTGTGATGACGTGGTTGTCTTAAGAGATGGTTGCCTGGTGGGTGCCGGTGAAGTCGCTGATTACTCAATCGATGACTTGGTGACGCTGATTGTTGGTTCAGAACAGAGTATGAACTACCGGACACCGCTACAGCCGGAAAATGAAAATATTCTGACTGTGAATGATTTGCAGATTGGCGATCTGGATCCATTTCAGATGACGTTGCGGCAGGGGGAGCTGGTGGCTTTAGCCGGGTTGCGTAATGCCGGACAGGAAGCGATTGGCCAGGCTTTGTTCGGATGTCTGAATATCAAGTCTGGTTCCGTCTGTGTTCAGGGGCGGCCGGCTGATATCCGTTCTCCGGAGAAAAGTATCCAAAGCGGCTTTGCCATGGTGGCGGCTGATCGGGTGAAAGCCAGTATTTGCGGGCCGATGTCTGCACTGGAAAATTTCAACCTCAATCCAACCAATCAGGGGAAAAATAACCTGTCTTACCTTTCCCGTCAGGAAGAATTTGAAACTGTCCTGACGGCGATGAAGCAATACGATGTCCGGCCGTTAGATCCTGAAATTCCGATTAGCTCAATGAGTGGCGGGAATCAACAGAAAGTGATTCTGGCCCGCTGGTTCCATCTCAATAAACCGGTGGTGATTCTGGATAACCCGACCGCAGGGGTTGATATCGGTGCAAGGGCTGAAATTTACAAAATTATGCAGGGCTACATTCGTCAGGGGCTGTCAATTATCGTGATTTCCAGTGACTTCGAAGAAGTCGTCAATATTGCGAATCGTGCGCTGGTATTTAACCGGGGCAGTGTGGTGAAAGAATTAACCGAAGAAGAGGTGACTGTGGCGAATTTACTCAAATATGCGTCCGGTTCAAAGGCAGGAGAGGCAGAATATGGCGACATCTAA
- a CDS encoding ABC transporter permease, giving the protein MATSNIKSTALETEITMSLGMGNLLTQVTMRYGLLLLTIFLVILFSLTTDTFFSMLTLQAILSEKSVVAILALAAMVTMITGKMNLNVGFGVTFWHVFVITLQQRYGFSWEAAAVIVVFCGCLYGALNGMLVALADIDSFVATLGTGTVIYAVSLWHTDGHQIVGALPESFYLLSGFEVAGIPVVVFYLMAISVLLWLVSEYTALGRKLYAVGANPNTAVLNGINTKACYIGSYIVSDGLIAFASILLASHIGIGSSSVGQDYMLPALVGAFLGSTTFRAGRVNVWGTLIGVSLVSVGISGLQQLGTPFFVEPLFNGAILLISITLAGFSQKRKQTATKNNVKVK; this is encoded by the coding sequence ATGGCGACATCTAATATCAAATCAACAGCGTTAGAAACGGAGATCACCATGTCTCTGGGCATGGGAAACCTGCTGACTCAGGTGACAATGCGGTATGGGTTACTGCTCCTGACCATATTTTTAGTCATTCTGTTCAGCCTGACAACCGATACGTTTTTCTCAATGCTGACATTGCAGGCGATTTTAAGTGAAAAGAGTGTGGTGGCAATTTTGGCACTGGCCGCGATGGTGACCATGATTACCGGAAAAATGAACCTGAATGTCGGTTTTGGCGTGACCTTCTGGCACGTATTTGTCATTACATTACAGCAGCGCTATGGGTTTTCATGGGAAGCGGCTGCTGTGATTGTCGTATTCTGCGGCTGTCTGTATGGCGCATTAAATGGCATGCTGGTTGCCCTGGCTGATATTGACTCTTTTGTGGCAACACTGGGCACCGGGACAGTGATCTATGCTGTCTCTCTCTGGCATACCGATGGCCATCAAATCGTGGGTGCGTTGCCGGAAAGCTTCTATCTGTTGAGTGGATTTGAAGTGGCGGGGATTCCTGTTGTGGTTTTTTACCTGATGGCGATTTCCGTACTGCTCTGGCTGGTCAGTGAATATACCGCACTGGGCCGAAAACTTTATGCGGTCGGTGCGAATCCAAATACTGCGGTATTAAACGGCATTAATACCAAAGCCTGTTATATCGGCTCTTATATTGTTTCAGATGGTCTGATTGCTTTTGCCAGTATTCTGCTGGCTTCCCACATCGGGATAGGTTCTTCGTCTGTGGGGCAGGACTATATGCTGCCCGCTTTAGTCGGGGCTTTTCTCGGATCAACCACGTTCAGGGCCGGCCGGGTGAATGTCTGGGGAACACTGATTGGTGTTTCACTGGTCAGTGTTGGTATTTCAGGTCTGCAGCAACTGGGAACGCCTTTCTTTGTCGAGCCGCTGTTCAACGGTGCGATTCTTTTAATTTCGATTACTTTGGCCGGTTTCAGCCAAAAACGTAAACAAACAGCAACCAAAAATAACGTGAAGGTGAAATGA
- a CDS encoding substrate-binding domain-containing protein produces the protein MMNHKLKALTVLICAGCLTSPALADSASDYVQMAKEVVSKASSDALSQFTLPEGPAAAKDKTVIFVASDLKNSGVLGVVKGYQEAAKAIGWKVRVLDGGGSVPAQSSALKQALALQPNGIVVGGFTPNTMIPTLRKAKKYGIHIVSWHATPEPGPIPNLYIEDNITSSADDVAKVSAMYAIAKSNGKAHVVILTDGLYSIAVRKADVMKSYIEKCAGCSVLSYADTPLANTSARIPQLTYSMVQKYGDKYNYTLAINDLYFDYMAPALKSLGRKKGQGPFNISAGDGSESAFERIRNGDFQVATVAEPLSLHGWQIIDELNRLFHNQPISGYVTPAHLVTAENIHSSGGDRNLYDPDNGYRDYYKASWKVK, from the coding sequence ATGATGAATCATAAACTCAAAGCATTAACCGTACTGATTTGTGCCGGTTGTTTAACATCACCCGCCCTGGCTGATTCTGCATCCGACTATGTACAAATGGCAAAAGAGGTTGTCAGCAAGGCGTCATCAGACGCTTTAAGCCAGTTCACACTGCCGGAAGGACCAGCAGCAGCAAAAGATAAAACCGTTATTTTTGTTGCGTCTGACTTGAAAAACAGTGGTGTGCTTGGTGTGGTAAAAGGATATCAGGAAGCCGCCAAAGCCATTGGCTGGAAAGTCCGGGTACTGGATGGTGGCGGGAGTGTGCCGGCACAGTCATCCGCTTTAAAACAGGCACTGGCCCTGCAACCCAATGGTATTGTGGTGGGCGGATTTACTCCCAATACAATGATTCCGACGTTAAGAAAGGCCAAAAAATACGGGATCCACATCGTGAGCTGGCATGCGACGCCGGAACCGGGTCCGATTCCGAATCTCTATATTGAAGATAATATCACCAGCTCTGCCGATGATGTGGCGAAAGTCTCAGCTATGTATGCGATTGCCAAATCAAATGGTAAAGCACACGTGGTGATTTTAACTGATGGACTTTACAGCATTGCTGTCCGTAAAGCGGATGTCATGAAGTCTTATATTGAGAAGTGTGCCGGCTGTTCTGTCCTCTCTTATGCCGATACACCACTGGCAAATACTTCAGCCCGGATCCCGCAACTGACCTATTCCATGGTGCAAAAATATGGTGATAAATACAATTATACGCTGGCGATTAATGACCTGTATTTTGATTACATGGCACCGGCACTGAAATCTTTAGGCAGGAAAAAAGGTCAGGGACCATTCAATATTTCCGCGGGCGATGGCAGTGAATCTGCTTTTGAACGGATCAGAAATGGTGATTTTCAGGTGGCGACGGTGGCAGAACCGCTCAGCTTACATGGCTGGCAGATTATTGATGAGCTGAACCGGCTTTTCCACAATCAACCGATTAGTGGCTATGTCACACCAGCACACTTGGTGACTGCCGAAAATATTCATTCATCGGGTGGAGATCGCAATCTCTATGATCCGGACAACGGATACCGGGATTACTACAAAGCATCATGGAAAGTGAAATAA
- a CDS encoding SMP-30/gluconolactonase/LRE family protein, with protein MSFKQAIISELTRVSEGHIWCEGAAWLQHSRQLLFSDVKKNAMYTYDPQTRQTELVVEPSNFANGNYVLSNGNVVTCEHGRRCISLRHRDNLASARILVEKFDGKRLNSPNDVVERQSDGTIWFTDPPYGITSDEEGYKSESQIIGCYVYCYDPADDSLVIATTDVQRPNGLVFSPDEKTLYVADMSVVDFPSCGLKHLKMFDVEDKRLLNGRLVYQVAQGIPDGMTVDRYGTLYCSSAEGILVLDRHMNLMGKIPVPETVSNCTFNDDETVLYITASTSVYCIELDCQTLAKI; from the coding sequence ATGTCTTTTAAACAGGCGATTATTTCTGAGTTAACCCGGGTCAGCGAAGGACATATCTGGTGTGAGGGTGCTGCATGGTTGCAGCACTCCCGGCAGCTGTTGTTCTCAGATGTGAAAAAGAATGCTATGTATACGTATGATCCTCAAACGCGGCAAACAGAGTTAGTCGTTGAACCTTCAAATTTTGCCAACGGGAATTACGTGTTATCGAACGGCAATGTGGTGACGTGTGAGCATGGCAGACGCTGTATTTCTTTAAGACACAGGGATAATTTGGCGTCTGCCCGGATTTTGGTGGAAAAATTTGATGGTAAACGATTGAATTCACCCAATGATGTGGTAGAACGTCAGTCAGATGGTACGATTTGGTTTACCGATCCGCCTTATGGCATTACCAGTGATGAAGAAGGCTACAAATCAGAGAGTCAGATCATCGGATGTTATGTGTATTGTTATGATCCGGCTGATGATTCATTAGTGATTGCAACGACTGATGTGCAACGGCCAAACGGGCTGGTCTTTTCTCCGGATGAAAAGACACTGTATGTTGCAGATATGTCGGTTGTTGATTTTCCTTCATGCGGGCTGAAGCATCTTAAAATGTTTGATGTGGAAGACAAGCGGCTGCTAAACGGGCGTTTAGTTTATCAGGTGGCGCAGGGAATACCTGACGGAATGACGGTGGATCGCTACGGCACACTTTACTGTAGTTCTGCTGAAGGTATTTTGGTTCTGGACCGGCACATGAATCTGATGGGTAAAATTCCTGTTCCGGAAACCGTCTCAAATTGTACATTTAATGATGATGAGACCGTACTTTATATCACGGCATCAACATCCGTTTATTGTATTGAGCTTGATTGCCAGACTTTGGCAAAAATTTAA
- a CDS encoding YhcH/YjgK/YiaL family protein, with the protein MFISDFNSSDYQSLLPEPFVTAINYVKAQDLVNMDLGKYTIPGFAEEDAFFVVMEYDTNVESPVGPEFHKTYCDVQLIVEGEERFGWAEVTDEQYEQLAKEFSYDSEKDICFTPVNAVDMSYQNMRFDEFYLFSPKTVHMPGLAVSSPGLVRKIVIKIKQP; encoded by the coding sequence ATGTTTATTAGTGATTTTAATTCTTCTGACTATCAATCGTTACTTCCTGAGCCGTTTGTCACTGCGATTAATTATGTGAAAGCACAGGATTTAGTGAATATGGATTTGGGAAAATACACGATTCCGGGATTCGCAGAAGAAGATGCTTTTTTCGTGGTGATGGAATATGACACGAATGTTGAAAGCCCGGTCGGGCCTGAATTCCATAAAACATATTGTGATGTTCAGCTGATCGTGGAAGGTGAAGAACGCTTTGGCTGGGCGGAAGTCACGGATGAACAGTATGAGCAGTTAGCCAAAGAATTTTCCTATGACAGTGAAAAGGATATCTGTTTTACGCCGGTTAATGCTGTGGACATGAGTTATCAGAACATGAGATTTGATGAGTTTTATTTATTCTCTCCCAAAACGGTTCATATGCCGGGACTGGCGGTCTCTTCACCGGGCTTAGTGCGTAAAATCGTGATTAAAATTAAGCAACCTTAA
- a CDS encoding IclR family transcriptional regulator has translation MQSVNKTFEVLEQIAGASEGISLDNLCKLMSYPKTTIHRICKCLCQCGYVRQSDSGKYLLTTKMVTLGYSVINNDALVGVATPFMADLANTTGFTVNLQRRDFDKVLLLTKAEPKNSAFHTNAHPGLASSLLHSACGKVVLSYFSADEQRKYWQSHNHNLNNFKHFGEHSIQDEQDFFKELDHIRSRGYAVDGEGNESGITCIAVPLEKDLKASYAISVSGLTPEIHRFGLESLIGNLRRVADILADKLL, from the coding sequence ATGCAATCTGTAAATAAAACATTTGAAGTGCTGGAACAAATCGCCGGTGCTTCTGAAGGTATAAGTCTGGATAATTTATGTAAATTAATGAGTTATCCGAAAACGACGATTCACAGAATCTGTAAATGTCTCTGTCAGTGTGGCTACGTCAGGCAGTCGGATAGTGGTAAATATTTGCTGACGACCAAAATGGTGACGCTGGGATACTCTGTGATTAATAATGATGCGCTTGTTGGTGTCGCGACGCCTTTTATGGCGGATTTAGCAAATACAACCGGCTTTACTGTGAATTTGCAGCGGCGGGATTTTGATAAAGTATTGCTGCTGACAAAAGCAGAACCTAAAAATTCGGCATTTCATACCAATGCACATCCGGGGCTGGCTTCATCTTTGTTGCATTCTGCCTGTGGTAAAGTTGTTTTGTCCTATTTTTCTGCCGATGAACAGAGAAAGTACTGGCAAAGTCACAACCATAATCTGAACAATTTTAAACACTTTGGTGAGCATTCAATTCAGGATGAACAGGACTTTTTTAAAGAACTGGATCACATCAGAAGTCGTGGTTATGCGGTTGACGGAGAAGGCAATGAGTCCGGGATTACCTGTATTGCTGTACCGCTGGAAAAAGATTTGAAAGCTTCCTACGCTATCAGTGTTTCCGGCCTGACACCAGAAATTCATCGTTTTGGTCTGGAATCATTAATCGGAAATTTAAGGCGGGTTGCTGATATTTTGGCTGATAAGCTGCTTTGA
- the panC gene encoding pantoate--beta-alanine ligase — protein sequence MQTFTEVSALKEQIKQYKLDGRKISFVPTMGNLHEGHLSLVRKAKELADVVIVSIFVNPMQFDRVDDLNSYPRTLDDDLSKLEGEAVDLVFTPAADVIYPQGTEQQTYVEVPGISHILEGASRPGHFRGVATVVAKLFHLVEPDIACFGEKDYQQLAVIRQMVGDLSFNIEVIGVPTVRELDGLAMSSRNNLLTLDERQRAPVLARTMRWINSAIRGGREDFDSIIEDASDQLRAADLQPDEIFIRDAHTLLPVTEESKQAVILMSAFLGKVRLIDNQVLDISLETKETETPESE from the coding sequence ATGCAAACTTTTACTGAAGTTTCAGCTTTAAAAGAGCAGATTAAACAGTACAAGCTTGACGGACGAAAAATAAGTTTCGTTCCAACCATGGGGAATTTACATGAAGGCCACCTCAGTCTGGTTCGAAAAGCCAAAGAGTTGGCTGACGTTGTAATCGTCAGTATTTTTGTTAATCCGATGCAATTTGATCGTGTTGATGATCTGAACAGTTATCCCCGGACATTAGACGATGATTTGTCAAAACTGGAAGGTGAAGCCGTTGATCTGGTTTTCACCCCGGCAGCGGATGTCATTTATCCTCAGGGCACCGAGCAACAAACCTATGTCGAAGTCCCGGGAATTTCACATATTCTGGAAGGTGCTTCCCGTCCCGGACATTTTCGTGGCGTCGCCACTGTTGTGGCAAAACTGTTTCATCTGGTTGAACCGGATATCGCCTGCTTCGGAGAAAAAGATTATCAGCAACTGGCTGTGATCCGGCAAATGGTCGGTGACTTATCTTTTAATATTGAAGTCATCGGCGTACCAACTGTCAGAGAACTTGACGGGCTGGCTATGAGCTCAAGGAACAACCTGCTGACACTGGATGAACGCCAGCGCGCTCCGGTCCTGGCAAGGACAATGCGCTGGATTAACAGTGCGATTCGTGGCGGCAGAGAGGACTTTGATTCAATCATCGAAGATGCCAGTGATCAGCTCAGAGCCGCGGATTTACAACCGGACGAAATTTTTATCCGTGACGCACACACCCTTTTACCGGTTACTGAAGAGAGTAAGCAGGCGGTCATTCTGATGTCTGCATTTCTTGGCAAAGTCCGCCTGATTGACAATCAGGTCCTGGATATCAGTCTGGAAACCAAAGAGACCGAAACTCCGGAATCAGAATAA
- the panB gene encoding 3-methyl-2-oxobutanoate hydroxymethyltransferase — MKKITINDLMQWKQDGKKFATSTAYDASFARVFESQNMPVLLVGDSLGMVLQGQPDTLPVTLSDMIYHTKCVRAGSPNCMLMTDMPFMTYATPEEACKNAAQIMRAGANMVKIEGGSWLADTVKMLTERSVPVCAHLGLTPQSVNIVGGYKVQGRQEKQAEQMLQDAIVLQNAGAQIILLECVPASLAAKITQSLDVPVIGIGAGPDTDGQILVMHDMFGISANYMPKFSKNFLAETGDLRQAIAKYMEDVERGIFPDEAHTIA; from the coding sequence ATGAAAAAAATAACAATCAATGACCTGATGCAATGGAAACAGGACGGGAAAAAATTCGCAACATCAACTGCTTATGATGCCAGTTTTGCCCGGGTTTTTGAAAGTCAGAACATGCCGGTGTTACTTGTGGGTGATTCACTGGGAATGGTGCTCCAGGGGCAGCCAGACACGCTTCCGGTGACTTTGAGCGATATGATTTATCATACAAAATGTGTGCGGGCCGGCAGCCCGAACTGTATGCTCATGACAGATATGCCCTTCATGACTTATGCAACACCTGAAGAAGCTTGCAAAAATGCAGCTCAAATTATGCGGGCTGGTGCAAATATGGTAAAAATAGAGGGCGGCAGCTGGTTAGCAGACACCGTAAAAATGCTGACAGAGCGCTCTGTACCTGTCTGTGCACATTTAGGATTAACCCCACAGTCTGTTAATATTGTTGGTGGATACAAAGTTCAGGGACGACAGGAAAAACAGGCAGAGCAAATGCTTCAGGATGCAATTGTTCTCCAGAATGCCGGCGCCCAGATTATTCTTCTCGAATGTGTTCCTGCCAGCCTTGCGGCTAAAATCACCCAATCACTGGATGTACCGGTAATTGGTATTGGAGCCGGTCCGGATACCGATGGCCAGATTCTGGTTATGCACGATATGTTCGGTATCTCGGCAAACTATATGCCCAAATTTTCAAAAAACTTTTTAGCAGAGACAGGCGATTTACGCCAAGCCATTGCGAAGTACATGGAAGATGTAGAACGTGGTATTTTCCCTGACGAAGCACATACCATCGCCTAA
- the folK gene encoding 2-amino-4-hydroxy-6-hydroxymethyldihydropteridine diphosphokinase: MITAYIAIGSNQGDPVEQVRQAIKNLEKLPDSELLSVSALYSSTPMGPQDQPDYINAVASIKTNLTPLELLDQTQAIELEQGRVRKEERWGPRTLDLDIILFGDEVIQSERLTIPHYGMKEREFVLYPLAEIAPDLILPDGSQLSRFLSTIDRNGLCVWDKNHAL; encoded by the coding sequence ATGATCACCGCTTATATTGCAATTGGCAGTAATCAGGGAGATCCGGTTGAGCAGGTCAGACAAGCGATTAAAAACCTGGAAAAACTTCCTGATTCTGAACTTCTGAGCGTTTCTGCACTTTACAGCAGCACGCCAATGGGCCCGCAGGATCAGCCTGATTACATAAATGCTGTTGCTTCGATAAAAACAAACTTAACACCACTTGAATTGCTCGATCAAACACAAGCAATTGAGCTTGAGCAGGGGAGAGTGCGTAAAGAAGAACGATGGGGACCGCGAACACTCGATCTGGATATCATTCTTTTTGGCGATGAAGTAATTCAGTCTGAACGACTGACAATCCCCCATTACGGAATGAAAGAGCGGGAGTTTGTCCTTTATCCGCTGGCAGAAATTGCTCCCGATTTAATTTTGCCTGATGGGAGTCAACTGAGCCGGTTTTTGTCAACCATTGACAGAAACGGACTCTGTGTCTGGGATAAAAACCATGCCTTGTAA